The nucleotide window GTAAACTTATCGACAAAAATGGTGACTAAATGACAAAAATATCTACAAAAATCTTAGGCATGGCTTTGTTTTTGATTTTCACGGTAATAATTACATGTGGATTTGCATTTGCAGATGATAATAGCCAGAGTAATGAAAATTATGGTATAATTGAACCTGCAAATTATACATATTATTCCATGATGATTAACCAGAGTCTAGATTCTCAAAGCTATATTTATGCTGGAGAAAACAATCAACATTATTTTGCTTCTTATTATATACCTCTTATGAAAGGAGATTCATTATATCTAAACCTTAGCACAGATGCAAACGCTACATATCAAGCTGTAGATATGACAGGAGCCTCTTTGCTGCTAGCAGGTAATAACTCCACTGAAACCGGAGAACAAATACTTAATCATACTATTTGGAATCTTACTTTAGTCAATTCATCAAATTATGATGGGTATGTAACTGCATCAGAAGACACCTGGTTGTGTTTAGTGGTTTGGCCCAATGATCCTGCAAATTCTCCCTCAGGAAACATTAAAGCTATTCGTTATACTCAATCAAATCAAAATATAGGACCTGGTTTGAATACTACAGAATTCTTGAATTATTGCAATGAACTAGCAGAACAACAGTATGAGAGTGAATCTTCACAAGGAGATGATCTTAGTTGGGTTCCTAATACTGATCAAATATCTACAGATGGAATTACAGATGATCCATTCAATAACGAAGCAATTGATTGGGTGCCTGATATGAGTGTTCCAGATTATTCAGATGTATCCCAAAATGACGGATTTGATAGTTGGGGACCTATTGTTCCAAACATTTCATATTCAATGCCAGATAGTATCAATTCTTCTAATACAGATATGGTTCTTCCAAGCTTTTCTTCAAGTACCAACTTTACAGGAAATATAACTGAATTAGCTGGTAAATATATTCTACCTTCAGATGATATCGTTAATAAAATGAATGATGATGCTAACAATGCTTACAATAGATGGTCTAATGCTGTTACTACTGGAAATGGCTACGGTGTGTCCGATGAATATCATCTAGACATTATGCCTTAATTTCTGTAAAATTGACCATTGACTTTGTATCCTTTTACTTTACTACCAAAAACAGGATGCAGAGCCAATGGTTGGCTACTCTTCTGGCTCCTTGACTTCTTAATCTCTTCTGTGCTGGCCTCTAATCGCCTGTACTCAAAGCTCTTGAAGAATTGAGCATAGAAGTCAATGCAGGAGTGAGAGAGCTAATTATAAATATTATAATCATTATAACGAGTATTATGCAAGACGGAACCACAATTCAAATTTCAAAGAAAAACCGAGATGAATTGAAAAAAATCGGCTCGATGGGTGATGACTACAATACCGTCATTGAGAAATTAATCAGAGAGCATAAGGATCATGAATATAGACTGAAAATCGATCGAATAGCGGAAGAAGCAAAAAAACACTTTAAAGAACACAGTGAAGAATACGTGAGCGTGGATGACCTTTAAAGTCTTCATTAACGCAAAAGTTCTTGATGGCCTGCCACAAGGTAGAAAAAAACAAGTTGCTGAAGCTTTAAAAGATCTAAAAAACGGGTTTCAGGGCGGTAATAAGTGCAGAATAGAAGGTTATAAAGAAGATGTGTACCGCCTTCGAATCGGGAATTACAGGGCGTTCTATGCCGTTGATTTCGAAGAGAATGCAATTGTTGTTTTTGACATCCTGACACAAGAGCAAGCCCATAAGAAGTACGACCGCCTGTAATTCTCATTTTCTACTTTTCTGAAAAAAATGTGGATTTGCACTTACATGATGAAGCAATTTTAGGGATTCCGTTGCAAAAATTTGACTGTTATACAAAATAAGTGAAAAACTTCACAATTAGAAAAAGTTACTTATTCTGGTTCCGTTGCAACAATCCTATTTTTCAGGATACTTCAATATACGAACTCTTTGAGATAAAAAGTTTGTATTTTATCCCTCATAGAATATGCGTAGATCTACAAAGCGAAATTATTTTGTGATAAAACACTTAAATTCCCCTTCTAAGAATTCCCCACTCAGTAAGTCTCTTTTCAATATCTCTCATTTCATAATCTGTAAAACTTAAACTCTGGTAGTGCCTCAATGACGTTACTGGGTCGTGTCCCTGTCTACTGTAAATCTCAATTTCCGGTACTCCGGCTTTAAGCATCCATGACTCTATTGTTTTCCTGGGAGTCTTCGGGCCGACTTTCGGGCTTATATCTGCTTTCTCAGACCACCTGCTAAGGTTATCCCACCAACTTGTACGATCCGGTGGTCTCCTGCCTTCCTGAAATGCCTTAATCAGATATGGAAAAGTAGTGGGAAGTTTGTCAATAGTGCGCTTTGGTGCTTTCTGTTTGACCTTTTTGTGGGCTTCCCTTGGGAGTATTATTTGATTCCTGCTCTCAATGTACCAGGATGGATTATAATATAATCTTTGTAATTCAACATAGCGAAGCCCAGTAATTGTGTTAAGTTCAAAGATAGGCTTAAACTTTGCAGGTATCGCCTTAACAAATCGATCATACTCTTCGACAGTTAACACTTTAGTGCCGTCTGCTGTTATTAATCTATTTTCTATAAAAATCCCTTCAAAAAGTAGTATACCAACGTTCTATAAATAAGTTGGTGTTTTCTATACTTTGTCTTCTAAATCAGTATTAAAAAGATACTTGATTTTTACTTGTTGCTATCGTTTTTGCTCTGTCACTATAATCAGAAATACCAACGTTTTAGTACAAAGGTTCGTATTTCAATGCATCCTGATTAATATAATACTAACTTTTCAAATAAATTAATAAAATTTATATTGAGAATAATTATTTCGTAAAGAGGCAATCCCAGCGTCGATTAAATGAGATGCAAAGTCAATAACATATTCACGGAAAAAATTTTGAAATCAATCTCAAGAAGCTTAATTAGAATTAATATTTAGGAGTTCTCAGCATCAATTTAATTCTAAATTTTGGAAAAATACAATCGATAAAAAAATAAAGGATTCAAAGTAGATCTTTGACTGGTCCCTGAACAATGAGTCCATTGCTGAGGATCTCATCAACTTCGTACATTTCAACCTGGGATTGTATGACATCAACGTAGACCGATATGACCGTTCTCTTGATGACGTTGTATGCTTTCTGGCAAAGGCTCTGAAGGAACCTGAGGACCTGGTTTATCAGCTAAAGGGTCTCATTGTTTTTGAAACTTGTAAGGCCAGTAGCAATGTGCAAAAATGTCTTACAAGAAAAGGTATTCTGGTTAAGCTTGTAGATTCAGATGGAATTCAGAAGAGAGGCCAGTACATTGTCAATCCGATAATTCGGGAATTCCTGAACATGTACCGGGCAAAAAGCAATGAGCATTTTGTAAAGAAATCTTTGTATCCGGGGTTATGATGCCCCGGTTCTGTTATTTCCTTTTAGTATGCTAAAAGGAAACTATAAATGCTATACTCGCTATAGTGCGTATTATGGCAGAAACAACAACTATTCAGATCACAACCGACACTCGTGATCAGTTGCGGGAATTAGGGAAAATGGGTGAAGATTACAACACTGTAATAAGAAGATTAATCGCAGAACATAATCTTGATAAGCTTATCGAAAAAGGAGAAAAAAGAATCAAAGAGCATCGGGATAAGTTTGTTGATATAAATGACCTTTAAAGTTCTTATCGATTCTGATATTTTTTATAATATTCCTGCAGAAAGAAGAAGTCAATTTAAAGAAGCTCTCAAGGAACTTGAAAATCCATTACCCGGAGGTAGAAAGAAAAAGGTAAAGGGGCATGTAAAAGGAGCTTATCGGCTTCGTGTCGGTGATTTCAGGGTAATGTATAAAATTGATTTTGAGACAAAAGAGGTTTACGTTTTTGATATCTTGACTGCAGAGCAGGCGCATAAAAAGTATGATCGATTAATCTGATTTTCTTGTATTTTCCAGATTGTATTTAAAAAACTTTAAATAATTATCAGTTTATTTTAAATTGCAATTTGTTTCAAGCACCGCCCCTTCTTACCTAGTTTCTTCAGGGCGGTGCTACTACCTCTTCAGCTCTTTTCTCTCTGGTCTGACAGGCCGTTTTACTTTTTGTTAATTCTGATGGGTGTCCTGGAGATTGTTCACTTGCTTTAATTTGTCAAGGTTCTAAGAAGGAAGGCGGTGCGTGCACGTCCTTCCGTCGTGGTGAACTGTACCAGCTAACCTTTAAAAAGAGCATGACATTCATCAGAATGTGATGCGTTCCGTTTCTTTTTTCGGATGAGCCTGTCCCTGAGTCTGCAAATGGCGAAAGCAAAAGCCTGCCCTTCAGGTTCTAAACTGGTTTCTTTTTTCGTATATCGCCTAAGTCCCATCGCCTGCAAGCGTCATTTGGAGCGTTGCCGTATTCATGGTTTGTCGAAGGGCACCCCGAAGGGGCAAAGCTTGAATTCGGCAGAGCGGAGTAGTGCGCAGGCACAAGGGCGATATAGCGAAGAGTTCACTTTCTCTTAACATAATTTCCAGAGAAACTTCTCTTAAATTCCTGGTGAAATTTTCCTTGAATTTCCAGAGAAATTTTCCTTAAAATTTTCCCGGGAAAATTGCTCTGAAATTTGCCTGAAAAATTTGCCTGAAAATTGGTGAAAATTTTCTCCCCCTCTAGGCTATTAGTAGATAGTAGCAAAATATACGCAAATTTTACGTACAACTTTTTTTTGGTTCTACTGTTGCTGGTTTATATCTGTTCAAATAATTTTACTCAACTGGTATAAATGTACAATCTTACTAACAAAATTCTATGTTTTTGTACGATTGGGTTAATTTACTTTGAAAAGATTAAGCAAATTTTGCTTAATTCTCTCTTGACGGGTCTTGTTATTGATTCTTTATTATCTACATTAAAAATATAAAATTCAAAAACAATATGCGAAGGTTCAGCGTAAAGATTAAACAAATTGTGAAACATTGCCACATTTTTTCTGTTAGTAAATGATAAGTAGGTATAGGACCAAATTTAATTCATGCAGGGAGAAAAATTAAAGGGGAAAATAATACAGGGTTTTGAGATAATTAAACTCTGGAAAAAGGACTTAGAATGTTTAGCTCTTGATGTAAAAAGAGAACAAAAAGATTTGTATGAATTTGTCATGATTGAGACTAGCATTGGAAGAGTAGATTGTGCTTATTACAAGGCAGAAGGCACGGATAAAGGAGTAATTATGGTTACAGGGGTAACCGGAGACTTTGATTCTCCTGCTGATAATCTATACCCACGTTTATCTGCTGATCTAAAGGATATAGGTATAAGTGCGTTAAGGATCAAGTTCAGAAATCCGACAAGATTAGCAGATTCTGTCCTAGACACTCTTGTAGGGATTGAGTTTTTAAAGTCGGAAAATATAATGAATTTGGGCTTAATAGGACATTCTATGGGGGGTGCAGTTGTTGTTCAGGCTGCGTTTAACGAAGAGAACGTAAAAACAATAGTCACGCTTTCAACACAGGGATATGGTATTGATCCAATCTCCATTCTGCCTAAAAATACATCAGTTTTCCTGATACATGGAGAGGAAGATGAAAAATTATCTCCGGATATTTCGGTACAGGCATATGAACTTGCACATGAACCTAAAAGAATAGAGGTAATGGACGCAAAAGCAGGACATGAATTAGATGAAGTAGCAGATGATGTCTACGTACAAATTAGAGATTGGGTTCTAAAGCACTTAGCTTGAACAGTTATTTACTAAACCCCCATTTGACTTAAGGTATCTCTAACTTCCATAGTCCATTTTTTTATAAAAGTATTTTCCGTTTAATTATATCTTCTTCATATTCCTAAAGACATAATGGTAAATTTTATAATTTCAACATAATTGCTTTTGGGATAGGTTCTACTTTTCAAAACATAAAATTCAAAATAAGTATGCTAAGGCTCAGCCTAAAGATTAAGCAAATTTTGCTTAATTAAGAAAATTGAGTATGTTTAAGTCAACTATTGAACTATTTTTAATAGGAGGCTTCGTACTATGGGCGATATAACTACTGATGGTGGATTTAATACGTATGGCTTTAAAGATCTGAAATTTTCCAATGGATATGGCAAAATCGGGAACAAAATCGTTAAGGTAAGCATTTACTGTCCTGCAAAAAATGAAAATTCCGAGAGTGAAAGTACTGAACTTTTCCCCAAGCTGAATATCTCCGAAAAAGACGGGGATTTCTGGAGTTAAAAGATTCATAATGTTAATATGAAATAGTTTTGAAAAGCTTTTTTATTTGTGTTAAAGGCACTGTCTGATAATTATTTTTAAGAAAAAATGTATAAAATGAATTATTTTAGAGAAACAAGTTATAAAAAAGGGTTTTTTTGCTTGATCGATGTTAATCGAGCTTTAATTCGACAAATAACGCCCAGGGCAGGATTTGAACCTGCGCTCTCCCAAAGAAGAAACGGTTTTCGAGACCGTCGCCTTACCACTAGACTACCTGGGCATTTTTTAGAGTATGTATAATTTCCGGGCGCTGCCCGATGTTTTTGACACAACGTGTTTCAGATGCAGGGTTAGTGAATATACTTTCTTTCTTATATATTTTGTCATAAAAGGAGCTACTTCAAAACTTGAAAAGTAACATCTCAAAAGTCAAAAAGTGAACTCTGGCCTGCATCATCAGTTTCTCCATTATTCGATTTTTGATTTTCCGATACTTCTTTTTCGGTTTCGCCGGTTTCTTTCCTGGGCCTTTTTTCTCTCTTTTTTTCGGGTTTACTTGCTTTCTTGGGATTTGTTTTCTCAAGATCTGCAAATGAAAGCTGTCCTGTTTGCCGAATTTCCTCATTTTTCAGGTTTTCGGGAAGCTCAAGCCAGCCGTACTGGCCACCTCCACCCGGATGAATTATGACGTTTCCTTTTCTGAAGGCCAGGATCGCGTTTACTATCCTATCGTCACCCACAACTTTCAGGTCTTCAGGCTCGGAGTAAATGAGAGCTTTGACTTCGTTTCCGAAGCGTTCTATAAGTTTACTCCAGGCCGTTTGTACGCCTTTTGTCTGAACGCTTGCATGGCCGAGCGCCATCTGGATAATCTCGGCAAGAGGGATGAGATGCAGGTAAGGAGGGCGGTAATCGGGGTGTTCTGGCTCTTTGAAGTCTGCAAGTTCATTAACGCGGTCGAATACTCCTTTCTTTATAATGCCTCCGCAAATAGGGCAGCGCCACTTATTCTCAACGGCTTCGGACAGCAAATACTGGGTAAAACACTTAATACAGGCTGATCTATTGTATTTTCCTTCTTCGGGAAAGAATCCTACGTTCAAAGTAGCTTTATATCCCTGTTGCCTGAGTATTGCTTTTTTCAAGCCATCAAAGGTAATCTCAGGCAAATCAAACTGCGTAAACTCCCTTGCCAGTTTATTGGTCGAAGGAGAATGAGCATCGGAATTTGAAAGAAATGTCAGACGGTGTAGCTCTTCTATCCGATCTGCATAGTCACTGTCTGCACTCAGGCCAAGTTCCAGAAAAGAAATATAATCTGTCATATCTCCATAACAGCTTTTCAGGCTGTCATGATAACCGTAAAGTGCAGTCCAGGGAGTAAAGGCATGACAGGGACCGATAAGGGCTCCAAGATCTTTTGCAATTTCTGCAATTTCACTGCCATCCAACCTGATACTCGGGCGCCCGTCAGCTTCAAGATTGCCGAAAGGAGCAATGCGCTCGGCCAGCTCTTCAGCTTTTGAAATCGAAGGCAAAATAAGGAGATGGTGTACACGGTTGCTGTCTTCTATCTCGGTAGTTGGGATGAAATAAATCTCATCTATGCGGATTTCTTCATCCGAAACAGATGCTCTTTTGATCTCTTCCAGCCACTTCGGATGAGTGCAGTCTGCAGTACCGATTAATTCCATCCCTTTTTTTGAAGCCTCCCTGGCAATCGTCGGCAGTTCCATTTTTTTGGAAGACGCCATGGAGTACTTTGAATGGAGATGGAGGTCTGTATTGACTTTCATTTCCTTCCCTTTACCGGAAAATCCAACTTTTAGTAAACATTTAATTAGATAGCTTTAGCTAAATCTTTAATTCCTGGTCGTCTCTAAGACCGTATCATCCTATATAGCGCAGGTCTTCTTCAGTAGGTTTGACTTCCTGGAATGCCTGTTGCTCTTCTTTTTCCTTTAGCTTCTCAAGGATGCTTTCCATTTCCTCGGCCTTTTTCTCAAGAGACTCCATGTTTACCTCAATCCCGAACATTCTACAGAGCACCTTTAGAAGGGACTGGGCACTTTTAGGATCCATTAAATATCCGGGTGTCATACCCATAAGGCAGGCAGCATCAATACCTCGCATTTTACTGAAAGCTACGAGCAGGCCTGATGCTCCAACTATACCACCGCTGGGTTCGGATTCCCTGAACTCTACCCCATATTCTTTAATTTCTTCGATCAGTTTTGTGTTATTGGCAACCCCAAGGACGGTTTCCTCATAGGTCAGTTTGCCTGTGGGATACCCTCCGAGCGTGTAAACTCTCTGCACTCCAAACTCTTCTGCAATGTCGAGATAAAGCGAACAGAGTTCATAGTGTCCCTGCGAAGTTGTACTCTGATGATCTCCTACAAGGAAAAGGATGTCATTCTCTTTTGCTTTTGTGTAGTATATAGTGTTGCTCACAGGACGGACCGTACAGTCTTTATTGACCAGGACTTGAGGTGGAAAATGCGGAGAATAAACCTCTATTATTTTTTCTGCTCCAAGTTCGTCCACCAGATGCTCTGCCACTAACTTGCCTACGAGTCCTACTCCTGGAAGTCCCACTACAAGGATTGGTTTTTTGAGTTCAAGATTTTCTTTCAGG belongs to Methanosarcina barkeri 3 and includes:
- a CDS encoding type II toxin-antitoxin system RelE/ParE family toxin, producing MTFKVFINAKVLDGLPQGRKKQVAEALKDLKNGFQGGNKCRIEGYKEDVYRLRIGNYRAFYAVDFEENAIVVFDILTQEQAHKKYDRL
- a CDS encoding site-specific integrase, with the translated sequence MLTVEEYDRFVKAIPAKFKPIFELNTITGLRYVELQRLYYNPSWYIESRNQIILPREAHKKVKQKAPKRTIDKLPTTFPYLIKAFQEGRRPPDRTSWWDNLSRWSEKADISPKVGPKTPRKTIESWMLKAGVPEIEIYSRQGHDPVTSLRHYQSLSFTDYEMRDIEKRLTEWGILRRGI
- a CDS encoding type II toxin-antitoxin system RelE/ParE family toxin, with the translated sequence MTFKVLIDSDIFYNIPAERRSQFKEALKELENPLPGGRKKKVKGHVKGAYRLRVGDFRVMYKIDFETKEVYVFDILTAEQAHKKYDRLI
- a CDS encoding alpha/beta hydrolase, encoding MQGEKLKGKIIQGFEIIKLWKKDLECLALDVKREQKDLYEFVMIETSIGRVDCAYYKAEGTDKGVIMVTGVTGDFDSPADNLYPRLSADLKDIGISALRIKFRNPTRLADSVLDTLVGIEFLKSENIMNLGLIGHSMGGAVVVQAAFNEENVKTIVTLSTQGYGIDPISILPKNTSVFLIHGEEDEKLSPDISVQAYELAHEPKRIEVMDAKAGHELDEVADDVYVQIRDWVLKHLA
- a CDS encoding TIGR00375 family protein yields the protein MKVNTDLHLHSKYSMASSKKMELPTIAREASKKGMELIGTADCTHPKWLEEIKRASVSDEEIRIDEIYFIPTTEIEDSNRVHHLLILPSISKAEELAERIAPFGNLEADGRPSIRLDGSEIAEIAKDLGALIGPCHAFTPWTALYGYHDSLKSCYGDMTDYISFLELGLSADSDYADRIEELHRLTFLSNSDAHSPSTNKLAREFTQFDLPEITFDGLKKAILRQQGYKATLNVGFFPEEGKYNRSACIKCFTQYLLSEAVENKWRCPICGGIIKKGVFDRVNELADFKEPEHPDYRPPYLHLIPLAEIIQMALGHASVQTKGVQTAWSKLIERFGNEVKALIYSEPEDLKVVGDDRIVNAILAFRKGNVIIHPGGGGQYGWLELPENLKNEEIRQTGQLSFADLEKTNPKKASKPEKKREKRPRKETGETEKEVSENQKSNNGETDDAGQSSLFDF
- a CDS encoding proteasome assembly chaperone family protein; the encoded protein is MQQSTLVRLKENLELKKPILVVGLPGVGLVGKLVAEHLVDELGAEKIIEVYSPHFPPQVLVNKDCTVRPVSNTIYYTKAKENDILFLVGDHQSTTSQGHYELCSLYLDIAEEFGVQRVYTLGGYPTGKLTYEETVLGVANNTKLIEEIKEYGVEFRESEPSGGIVGASGLLVAFSKMRGIDAACLMGMTPGYLMDPKSAQSLLKVLCRMFGIEVNMESLEKKAEEMESILEKLKEKEEQQAFQEVKPTEEDLRYIG